One genomic region from Mycobacterium basiliense encodes:
- a CDS encoding ABC transporter permease has translation MNGQIGWLGLATSLALVVVAAAISLWQRLGLERQVVWAAARALVQLLLVGGALTLLFDPGRSLWWSWMWIVGMIAYAGDVARRRAPEVPWLAPLAIAAFASAAAITLGVIFGLRVFPLQARTLVPIAGMMIGNSMTAMVLVARRLVDELRDKRDEVEARLALGQPSRQAASPYLRIALRSAISPQIETTKATGLVFLPGAMTGLILAGVPPVQAVLVQAIVMFLVLSSVATTTVVVGLGLVRLVFTRDHRLRPLGHRGQGVAPARSKP, from the coding sequence ATGAACGGCCAGATCGGTTGGCTTGGGCTGGCGACGTCGCTGGCCTTGGTGGTGGTTGCGGCGGCGATCTCGCTGTGGCAGCGGCTAGGGCTGGAACGCCAAGTGGTGTGGGCGGCTGCCCGCGCCCTGGTCCAGTTGCTTCTGGTGGGTGGTGCCTTGACGTTGCTGTTTGACCCAGGCCGGTCGTTGTGGTGGTCGTGGATGTGGATCGTCGGCATGATCGCCTATGCGGGCGATGTCGCTCGCCGACGGGCGCCCGAGGTGCCCTGGCTGGCGCCGCTGGCGATCGCCGCGTTCGCATCCGCGGCGGCGATCACGCTAGGCGTGATATTCGGTCTGCGGGTATTCCCGCTGCAGGCCCGGACGCTGGTGCCGATCGCGGGGATGATGATCGGCAACTCGATGACGGCCATGGTGCTGGTGGCCCGGCGCCTGGTCGACGAGCTGCGCGACAAGCGGGACGAGGTCGAAGCCAGACTCGCCCTCGGCCAGCCCTCTCGGCAGGCCGCTTCCCCCTACCTGAGAATCGCGTTGCGATCGGCCATCTCCCCGCAAATCGAAACCACCAAGGCCACCGGGCTGGTGTTTCTGCCGGGCGCCATGACCGGTCTCATCCTTGCTGGCGTACCGCCGGTGCAAGCGGTGCTGGTACAGGCGATTGTGATGTTCCTGGTGCTCAGCTCGGTGGCTACCACCACCGTCGTCGTGGGCCTTGGCCTGGTCCGTCTGGTGTTCACCCGCGACCATCGGCTGCGGCCGCTGGGGCATCGCGGCCAAGGTGTCGCACCGGCCCGATCCAAGCCGTGA
- a CDS encoding PadR family transcriptional regulator yields MREFQRAAVRLHILHHAAADEVHGAWLTEELSRHGYRVSPGTLYPTLHRLEADGLLVSEHQVVDGRTRRVYQATPAGLAALTEDRRALRELAREVLGSDI; encoded by the coding sequence TTGCGGGAGTTCCAGCGGGCCGCGGTGCGATTGCACATCCTGCATCACGCCGCGGCCGACGAGGTCCACGGCGCCTGGCTGACCGAGGAGCTGAGCCGCCACGGCTACCGGGTCAGCCCAGGCACCCTGTATCCCACCCTGCACCGGCTCGAGGCCGACGGTTTGCTGGTGTCCGAGCATCAGGTCGTCGACGGCCGCACCCGCCGGGTCTATCAGGCCACCCCGGCCGGGCTGGCGGCGCTGACCGAGGATCGCCGCGCGCTGCGCGAGCTCGCCCGGGAAGTGCTCGGCAGCGATATCTAG
- a CDS encoding DoxX family protein has product MSWRRLLGAQGSPAAICIRLMVGLVFLSEGIQKFLFPHQLGPGRFERIGIPAATFLANLDGVIEIVCGTLIVVGMVTRAAAIPLLIDIVGAIVLTKLPELQPGGFLGVEGFWGMAHDARTDLSMLLGLAFLLWSGPGRWSVDARLATECPSPPEHRKPPAGTSARRTR; this is encoded by the coding sequence ATGTCATGGCGGCGACTCCTGGGCGCGCAGGGATCACCCGCGGCGATCTGTATAAGACTGATGGTGGGGTTGGTGTTCCTCAGCGAGGGCATCCAAAAGTTCCTGTTCCCACACCAGCTAGGGCCGGGCCGCTTCGAGCGGATCGGCATCCCCGCCGCCACGTTCTTGGCCAATCTGGACGGAGTGATCGAGATCGTCTGCGGCACTCTGATCGTCGTGGGCATGGTGACCCGGGCCGCGGCGATTCCCCTACTCATCGACATCGTGGGCGCGATAGTGCTGACAAAACTCCCAGAACTGCAACCGGGCGGGTTTCTCGGGGTGGAAGGCTTCTGGGGCATGGCTCATGATGCCCGCACCGACCTGTCGATGCTGCTCGGATTGGCCTTCCTGCTGTGGTCTGGCCCCGGCCGCTGGTCGGTGGATGCCCGACTCGCAACCGAATGCCCCAGCCCCCCTGAGCACCGCAAGCCCCCCGCCGGAACCAGCGCGAGGCGCACGAGGTAG
- a CDS encoding ABC transporter ATP-binding protein, with translation MFEFRDVVVERDRMRALDGFSASIPGQGVTAVVGPSGAGKSTLLRLCNRLEVPVGGRVLFRGKDIGATDPLWLRRRVGMCFQRPTPFPGTVADNLRVAQPDASDERMAESLARVALTGWGDRSGSRSWLDRDATALSGGEAQRMCLARTLMAQPEVLLLDEPTSAVDTDAAEAIERVVRQLAADGIPALWVTHDPAQAKRAADRVLCVERGRCLGVGPVASKSDDGPTT, from the coding sequence ATGTTCGAGTTTCGCGACGTGGTGGTGGAGCGCGACCGGATGCGAGCCTTGGACGGGTTCAGCGCTTCGATTCCTGGCCAGGGCGTGACCGCGGTGGTCGGTCCCTCGGGCGCCGGGAAATCGACGTTGTTGCGCCTCTGCAATCGACTGGAGGTGCCAGTGGGTGGGCGGGTGTTGTTTCGAGGGAAAGACATCGGCGCGACCGACCCATTGTGGCTGCGGCGCCGGGTGGGCATGTGCTTTCAGCGTCCCACGCCGTTCCCGGGCACCGTGGCCGACAACCTTCGCGTCGCCCAGCCGGATGCCTCCGACGAGCGGATGGCGGAATCGTTGGCCCGGGTGGCGCTCACCGGATGGGGCGACCGATCAGGGTCGCGATCGTGGCTGGACCGAGATGCGACCGCGCTGTCGGGTGGGGAGGCGCAACGCATGTGCCTGGCCCGCACCCTGATGGCGCAACCGGAGGTGTTGCTGCTGGATGAACCCACGTCGGCCGTCGACACCGATGCGGCCGAGGCTATCGAGCGCGTGGTCCGGCAGCTGGCCGCCGATGGGATTCCCGCGCTCTGGGTCACCCACGATCCGGCCCAGGCAAAGCGGGCCGCGGACCGGGTTCTGTGCGTCGAAAGGGGCCGCTGCCTGGGCGTTGGCCCGGTCGCGAGCAAGTCGGACGACGGGCCGACGACGTGA
- a CDS encoding alpha,alpha-trehalose-phosphate synthase (UDP-forming), whose translation MAPRGHRSAEPTRTEIFGDSDFVVVANRLPVDQERLPDGTTTWKRSPGGLVTALEPLLRRRRGAWVGWPGVIETDVDVLDEPIAEDELQLHPVRLSAEDVAQYYEGFSNATLWPLYHDVIVRPQYHREWWDRYVDVNRRFAEATARATAHGGTVWVQDYQLQLVPKMLRAMRPDVTIGFFLHIPFPPVELFMQLPWRTEIIQGLLGADLVGFHLPGGAQNFLILSRRLVGADTSRGTVGVRSRFGEVMLGSRTIRVGAFPISIDSGALDHAARDRNIRRRAREIRTELGNPRKILLGVDRLDYTKGIDVRLKAFAELLAEERVKRDDTVLVQLATPSRERVESYQILRNDIERQVGHINGEYAEVGHPVVHYLHRPVPRDELIAFFVASDVMLVTPLRDGMNLVAKEYVACRSDLGGALVLSEFTGAAAELRHAYLVNPHDLEGVKDGIDEALNQTAEAGRRRMRSMRRQVLAHDVDRWAKAFLDALAEANPHDTN comes from the coding sequence ATGGCTCCCAGAGGACACCGGTCCGCGGAGCCAACACGAACGGAGATCTTCGGCGACTCCGATTTTGTAGTCGTTGCCAACCGATTGCCCGTGGATCAGGAGCGCCTTCCCGACGGCACCACAACCTGGAAACGCAGCCCCGGCGGGCTCGTGACCGCCCTGGAACCGCTGCTGCGACGACGGCGCGGCGCCTGGGTGGGCTGGCCCGGCGTGATCGAAACCGATGTCGACGTCCTCGACGAGCCCATCGCCGAAGACGAACTGCAACTTCACCCGGTGCGGCTCAGCGCCGAGGACGTCGCCCAGTACTACGAGGGCTTTTCCAACGCCACGCTATGGCCGCTGTATCACGACGTCATAGTCCGGCCGCAATACCACCGGGAATGGTGGGATCGCTACGTCGATGTGAACCGCCGGTTCGCCGAGGCCACCGCCCGTGCGACGGCCCACGGCGGCACCGTGTGGGTCCAGGACTATCAGCTGCAACTGGTCCCAAAGATGCTCCGCGCGATGCGGCCGGACGTGACCATCGGCTTTTTCCTGCACATCCCGTTCCCGCCGGTCGAGCTGTTCATGCAACTGCCTTGGCGGACCGAGATCATCCAGGGACTGCTGGGTGCCGACCTGGTCGGTTTCCATCTGCCAGGTGGTGCGCAGAACTTCTTGATCCTGTCGCGGCGCCTGGTGGGGGCCGACACCTCGCGCGGGACGGTCGGTGTGCGGTCCCGGTTCGGCGAGGTCATGCTCGGATCCCGCACCATCCGGGTCGGCGCCTTTCCCATCTCGATCGACTCCGGCGCACTTGACCATGCGGCCCGCGATCGCAACATCAGGCGCCGCGCCCGCGAGATTCGCACCGAACTGGGCAATCCCCGCAAGATCCTGCTGGGTGTCGACCGGCTCGACTACACCAAGGGCATCGACGTCCGACTCAAGGCCTTTGCCGAGCTGCTCGCCGAGGAACGGGTCAAACGCGATGACACCGTCCTGGTCCAGTTGGCGACACCGAGCCGCGAACGGGTGGAGAGCTACCAGATTCTGCGCAACGACATCGAACGCCAGGTCGGCCACATCAACGGTGAGTACGCCGAGGTCGGCCACCCGGTGGTGCACTACCTGCATCGCCCGGTGCCGCGTGACGAACTCATCGCGTTCTTTGTGGCCAGCGACGTCATGCTGGTCACCCCGCTGCGGGACGGCATGAACCTGGTGGCCAAGGAGTACGTCGCGTGCCGCAGCGATCTCGGTGGGGCCCTAGTTCTCAGTGAATTCACCGGAGCCGCGGCCGAACTTCGGCACGCCTATCTGGTCAACCCGCACGACTTGGAAGGCGTCAAAGACGGGATCGACGAGGCGCTCAACCAGACCGCGGAGGCCGGGCGGCGACGGATGCGGTCAATGCGACGCCAGGTGCTCGCCCACGATGTGGACCGGTGGGCGAAGGCATTCCTGGACGCTCTCGCGGAGGCAAATCCGCACGACACCAACTAG